One window of the Salvia splendens isolate huo1 chromosome 1, SspV2, whole genome shotgun sequence genome contains the following:
- the LOC121741597 gene encoding uncharacterized protein LOC121741597 isoform X2 gives MKREFAFLMKAQSEMGELPAGRRVTRSQRGGRSSRNYVVSGNKINKKMKVYASKKSKKIEEEKPETDDVVKLEPTNVLDSQVVVDIESDMGNCSRNLDADLVNVIGDEAEEKVGAINLDVESVAVVVNGADEKVGPRNLEADSVALVSDEAEQKVGARNLEADSVAVVSDEARQKVDARNLVVGLVAIVGNEADEKVGADSRKCISQPLCTDSPVDQVGGCDRVSIHENDRQLSSVSDLGCESTAERTSLSLAKPPRRFTRSALKMQDGVIELGLGAGSVESMTTSPSKLEMKMSKKIGFKRAPIKLKDLLETGLLEGLHVRYINGSKGRRRPESELQGVIKGSGILCSCDECEGKKVVTPNQFEFHAHSSNKRPPEYIYLENGKSLSDVLKACKANPSDPLEGVIHNAIGRSIYTTAFCLNCRGLIPEIGAGRAMLLCDSCVLPKESVPSQAQISDVTLRSPLAGSLATASSICLPEVLDSVQASPHSQPQAKSQGKLTRKDLRMHKSVLAEDLLPDGTALSYVMHGKIKLEGYKKDGSIFCFCCKKVVSPSQFEAHAGFASRRKPYMSIYTSNGVSLHQLSLELSRSRKSSTEENDDLCSICEDGGDLLCCENCPRAFHIECVDLLNIPQGIWYCNYCQNMFEKEKFAENDANAIAAGRVPGVDPLEDITRRCIRIVANIEKYIGGGCVICRVDEFSKSGFNDHTVMICDQCEREYHVKCLRELEIEDLKALPETEWFCSKECSSIHSILHKMIGDGDQMLPEAVLNVLEKKGDGQDSEENPKLDVRWRLLRGKVSSEDTRVWLSGAVTIFHDRFDPIADASTSRLDLIPTMVYGRKFKDQEFYGMYCAILTVGSISRHSAGFWGGSCRASFSCNKE, from the exons ATGAAGAGGGAGTTTGCCTTCCTGATGAAGGCTCAGTCTGAAATGGGGGAGCTTCCAGCAGGCAGGAGAGTAACCAGGTCCCAGAGAGGCGGTAGGTCCAGCAGAAACTATGTGGTAAGTGGTAATAAGATTAATAAGAAAATGAAGGTGTATGCTTCTAAGAAATCGAAAAAGATTGAAGAAGAGAAACCAGAAACAGATGATGTAGTCAAGTTGGAGCCAACTAATGTTTTGGATAGTCAAGTTGTAGTTGACATTGAATCTGATATGGGCAACTGTTCAAGAAATTTAGATGCTGACTTAGTCAATGTAATTGGCGATGAAGCAGAAGAAAAAGTAGGTGCAATAAATTTAGATGTTGAGTCAGTTGCTGTAGTGGTCAATGGAGCAGACGAGAAAGTCGGCCCAAGAAATTTAGAGGCCGACTCAGTTGCTTTAGTGAGCGATGAGGCAGAACAGAAAGTGGGTGCAAGAAATTTAGAGGCTGACTCAGTTGCTGTGGTGAGCGATGAAGCAAGACAGAAAGTGGACGCAAGAAATTTAGTGGTTGGCTTAGTTGCTATAGTGGGCAATGAAGCAGATGAGAAAGTGGGCGCTGATTCAAGGAAATGCATTAGCCAGCCTTTGTGCACAGATTCACCTGTGGATCAGGTTGGAGGTTGTGATAGAGTTTCTATTCATGAAAATGATAGACAACTAAGCAGTGTCTCTGATTTGGGATGTGAGAGTACTGCAGAGCGTACAAGCTTGTCTTTGGCAAAGCCACCAAGGAGATTTACACGCTCAGCTTTGAAGATGCAGGATGGGGTGATAGAGTTAGGATTGGGGGCAGGATCTGTGGAGAGTATGACTACAAGTCCGTCAAAGCTTGAAATGAAAATGTCAAAAAAGATTGGGTTTAAAAGGGCTCCGATTAAATTAAAGGACCTTCTTGAGACAGGATTGCTCGAGGGTCTTCATGTCCGCTATATAAATGGATCAAAG GGGAGGAGGAGGCCTGAATCTGAACTTCAGGGAGTTATTAAGGGGAGTGGGATATTATGTTCATGTGATGAATGTGAGGGGAAAAAG GTTGTTACTCCTAATCAATTTGAATTCCATGCACATAGTAGCAATAAGCGTCCACCAGAGTATATATATTTGGAGAATGGAAAAAGTCTTAGTGATGTGCTTAAAGCATGCAAGGCCAATCCTTCAGATCCGCTGGAAGGTGTCATCCATAATGCAATTGGCCGGTCAATTTATACAACCGCCTTCTGTCTCAATTGCAGAG GGTTGATTCCTGAAATTGGTGCTGGCCGAGCAATGCTTCTTTGTGACTCCTGTGTGCTACCAAAGGAGTCTGTCCCCAGTCAAGCTCAGATCAGTGATGTCACCCTCAG GTCTCCTTTGGCTGGTTCACTAGCTACTGCCTCTTCTATTTGTCTGCCTGAAGTTCTAGATAGTGTTCAAGCTTCTCCACATAGCCAACCTCAAGCTAAGAGTCAGGGGAAGCTGACACGGAA GGATCTGAGGATGCATAAGTCTGTTTTAGCAGAAGATCTGCTCCCTGATGGCACTGCTTTGTCGTATGTTATGCATGGAAAG ATAAAGCTCGAGGGTTACAAGAAAGATGGTTCAATCTTCTGCTTCTGTTGCAAGAAAGTG GTGAGCCCCTCCCAGTTCGAGGCTCATGCTGGTTTTGCTTCACGTCGGAAGCC GTACATGAGTATATACACTTCCAATGGAGTTTCTCTGCATCAGCTATCCCTTGAACTTTCCAGAAGTCGTAAATCATCTACTGAAGAAAATGATGATCTTTGTTCTATTTGTGAGGATGGAGGAGATCTGTTATGCTGTGAAAATTGCCCACGAGCTTTCCACATTG AATGTGTTGATCTCTTGAATATTCCTCAGGGAATATGGTACTGCAACTACTGCCAGAATATGTTTGAAAAGGAAAAGTTTGCAGAGAATGATGCTAATGCAATCGCAGCTGGTAGAGTCCCTGGTGTAGATCCACTAGAGGACATCACCAGGAGGTGCATTCGTATTGTTgcaaatattgaaaaatatattGGGGGTGGATGTGTTATTTGCAG AGTAGATGAGTTCAGCAAGTCAGGTTTTAATGACCACACAGTTATGATCTGTGATCAG TGTGAGAGAGAATATCATGTCAAATGTCTAAGGGAGCTAGAGATTGAGGATTTGAAG GCACTTCCAGAAACTGAATGGTTCTGCAGCAAAGAGTGCAGCAGTATCCATTCTATACTTCACAAGATGATTGGTGATGGTGACCAAATGCTTCCAGAAGCTGTCCTTAATGTCCTGGAGAAGAAAGGCGATGGACAAGATTCAGAGGAGAATCCTAAGCTAGATGTGAGATGGAGGCTACTCAGAGGAAAAGTATCTTCAGAGGACACCAGGGTTTGGCTTTCTGGTGCTGTCACTATATTTCAT GACCGATTTGATCCTATAGCTGATGCCAGCACCAGCCGTCTTGACCTTATTCCAACAATGGTTTATGG GAGGAAATTCAAAGACCAAGAATTTTATGGCATGTATTGTGCTATATTGACAGTCGG TAGTATCAGCCGCCATAGTGCGGGTTTTTGGGGAGGAAGTTGCAGAGCTTCCTTTAGTTGCAACAAGGAGTGA
- the LOC121741597 gene encoding uncharacterized protein LOC121741597 isoform X1 — MKREFAFLMKAQSEMGELPAGRRVTRSQRGGRSSRNYVVSGNKINKKMKVYASKKSKKIEEEKPETDDVVKLEPTNVLDSQVVVDIESDMGNCSRNLDADLVNVIGDEAEEKVGAINLDVESVAVVVNGADEKVGPRNLEADSVALVSDEAEQKVGARNLEADSVAVVSDEARQKVDARNLVVGLVAIVGNEADEKVGADSRKCISQPLCTDSPVDQVGGCDRVSIHENDRQLSSVSDLGCESTAERTSLSLAKPPRRFTRSALKMQDGVIELGLGAGSVESMTTSPSKLEMKMSKKIGFKRAPIKLKDLLETGLLEGLHVRYINGSKGRRRPESELQGVIKGSGILCSCDECEGKKVVTPNQFEFHAHSSNKRPPEYIYLENGKSLSDVLKACKANPSDPLEGVIHNAIGRSIYTTAFCLNCRGLIPEIGAGRAMLLCDSCVLPKESVPSQAQISDVTLRSPLAGSLATASSICLPEVLDSVQASPHSQPQAKSQGKLTRKDLRMHKSVLAEDLLPDGTALSYVMHGKIKLEGYKKDGSIFCFCCKKVVSPSQFEAHAGFASRRKPYMSIYTSNGVSLHQLSLELSRSRKSSTEENDDLCSICEDGGDLLCCENCPRAFHIECVDLLNIPQGIWYCNYCQNMFEKEKFAENDANAIAAGRVPGVDPLEDITRRCIRIVANIEKYIGGGCVICRVDEFSKSGFNDHTVMICDQCEREYHVKCLRELEIEDLKALPETEWFCSKECSSIHSILHKMIGDGDQMLPEAVLNVLEKKGDGQDSEENPKLDVRWRLLRGKVSSEDTRVWLSGAVTIFHDRFDPIADASTSRLDLIPTMVYGRKFKDQEFYGMYCAILTVGSAVVSAAIVRVFGEEVAELPLVATRSDCQGKGYFQALFACIEHLLLSLNIKDLVLPAADEAESLWKTRFGFEKLDQEKLDEYKKSYQLMIFEGTSILHKSMSKS; from the exons ATGAAGAGGGAGTTTGCCTTCCTGATGAAGGCTCAGTCTGAAATGGGGGAGCTTCCAGCAGGCAGGAGAGTAACCAGGTCCCAGAGAGGCGGTAGGTCCAGCAGAAACTATGTGGTAAGTGGTAATAAGATTAATAAGAAAATGAAGGTGTATGCTTCTAAGAAATCGAAAAAGATTGAAGAAGAGAAACCAGAAACAGATGATGTAGTCAAGTTGGAGCCAACTAATGTTTTGGATAGTCAAGTTGTAGTTGACATTGAATCTGATATGGGCAACTGTTCAAGAAATTTAGATGCTGACTTAGTCAATGTAATTGGCGATGAAGCAGAAGAAAAAGTAGGTGCAATAAATTTAGATGTTGAGTCAGTTGCTGTAGTGGTCAATGGAGCAGACGAGAAAGTCGGCCCAAGAAATTTAGAGGCCGACTCAGTTGCTTTAGTGAGCGATGAGGCAGAACAGAAAGTGGGTGCAAGAAATTTAGAGGCTGACTCAGTTGCTGTGGTGAGCGATGAAGCAAGACAGAAAGTGGACGCAAGAAATTTAGTGGTTGGCTTAGTTGCTATAGTGGGCAATGAAGCAGATGAGAAAGTGGGCGCTGATTCAAGGAAATGCATTAGCCAGCCTTTGTGCACAGATTCACCTGTGGATCAGGTTGGAGGTTGTGATAGAGTTTCTATTCATGAAAATGATAGACAACTAAGCAGTGTCTCTGATTTGGGATGTGAGAGTACTGCAGAGCGTACAAGCTTGTCTTTGGCAAAGCCACCAAGGAGATTTACACGCTCAGCTTTGAAGATGCAGGATGGGGTGATAGAGTTAGGATTGGGGGCAGGATCTGTGGAGAGTATGACTACAAGTCCGTCAAAGCTTGAAATGAAAATGTCAAAAAAGATTGGGTTTAAAAGGGCTCCGATTAAATTAAAGGACCTTCTTGAGACAGGATTGCTCGAGGGTCTTCATGTCCGCTATATAAATGGATCAAAG GGGAGGAGGAGGCCTGAATCTGAACTTCAGGGAGTTATTAAGGGGAGTGGGATATTATGTTCATGTGATGAATGTGAGGGGAAAAAG GTTGTTACTCCTAATCAATTTGAATTCCATGCACATAGTAGCAATAAGCGTCCACCAGAGTATATATATTTGGAGAATGGAAAAAGTCTTAGTGATGTGCTTAAAGCATGCAAGGCCAATCCTTCAGATCCGCTGGAAGGTGTCATCCATAATGCAATTGGCCGGTCAATTTATACAACCGCCTTCTGTCTCAATTGCAGAG GGTTGATTCCTGAAATTGGTGCTGGCCGAGCAATGCTTCTTTGTGACTCCTGTGTGCTACCAAAGGAGTCTGTCCCCAGTCAAGCTCAGATCAGTGATGTCACCCTCAG GTCTCCTTTGGCTGGTTCACTAGCTACTGCCTCTTCTATTTGTCTGCCTGAAGTTCTAGATAGTGTTCAAGCTTCTCCACATAGCCAACCTCAAGCTAAGAGTCAGGGGAAGCTGACACGGAA GGATCTGAGGATGCATAAGTCTGTTTTAGCAGAAGATCTGCTCCCTGATGGCACTGCTTTGTCGTATGTTATGCATGGAAAG ATAAAGCTCGAGGGTTACAAGAAAGATGGTTCAATCTTCTGCTTCTGTTGCAAGAAAGTG GTGAGCCCCTCCCAGTTCGAGGCTCATGCTGGTTTTGCTTCACGTCGGAAGCC GTACATGAGTATATACACTTCCAATGGAGTTTCTCTGCATCAGCTATCCCTTGAACTTTCCAGAAGTCGTAAATCATCTACTGAAGAAAATGATGATCTTTGTTCTATTTGTGAGGATGGAGGAGATCTGTTATGCTGTGAAAATTGCCCACGAGCTTTCCACATTG AATGTGTTGATCTCTTGAATATTCCTCAGGGAATATGGTACTGCAACTACTGCCAGAATATGTTTGAAAAGGAAAAGTTTGCAGAGAATGATGCTAATGCAATCGCAGCTGGTAGAGTCCCTGGTGTAGATCCACTAGAGGACATCACCAGGAGGTGCATTCGTATTGTTgcaaatattgaaaaatatattGGGGGTGGATGTGTTATTTGCAG AGTAGATGAGTTCAGCAAGTCAGGTTTTAATGACCACACAGTTATGATCTGTGATCAG TGTGAGAGAGAATATCATGTCAAATGTCTAAGGGAGCTAGAGATTGAGGATTTGAAG GCACTTCCAGAAACTGAATGGTTCTGCAGCAAAGAGTGCAGCAGTATCCATTCTATACTTCACAAGATGATTGGTGATGGTGACCAAATGCTTCCAGAAGCTGTCCTTAATGTCCTGGAGAAGAAAGGCGATGGACAAGATTCAGAGGAGAATCCTAAGCTAGATGTGAGATGGAGGCTACTCAGAGGAAAAGTATCTTCAGAGGACACCAGGGTTTGGCTTTCTGGTGCTGTCACTATATTTCAT GACCGATTTGATCCTATAGCTGATGCCAGCACCAGCCGTCTTGACCTTATTCCAACAATGGTTTATGG GAGGAAATTCAAAGACCAAGAATTTTATGGCATGTATTGTGCTATATTGACAGTCGG CTCTGCAGTAGTATCAGCCGCCATAGTGCGGGTTTTTGGGGAGGAAGTTGCAGAGCTTCCTTTAGTTGCAACAAGGAGTGATTGTCAAGGAAAG GGATACTTTCAGGCGCTCTTTGCCTGTATTGAGCATCTTTTGTTGTCACTCAACATCAAGGATCTGGTGCTTCCTGCAGCAGATGAAGCAGAATCACTGTGGAAAACCAGATTTGGGTTTGAAAAACTTGACCAGGAAAAG ttagatgaatacaagaagaGTTACCAGTTGATGATCTTCGAGGGAACTTCGATTCTGCACAAGTCGATGTCAAAGTCTTGA